A section of the Phycodurus eques isolate BA_2022a chromosome 4, UOR_Pequ_1.1, whole genome shotgun sequence genome encodes:
- the tent5aa gene encoding terminal nucleotidyltransferase 5A isoform X2: MRKTLTNVSVLSWEQVQRLDAILTETIPIHGRGNFPTLEMQPRQIVKVVRSRMEEKQIHVRDVRLNGSAASHILHGDSGLGFKDLDLIFCADMKGERDFQIVKDIVLDCLLDFLPDCVNKERITPLTLKEAYVQKMVKVCNDSDRWSLISLSNNRGKNVELKFVDSLRRQFEFSVDSFQIKLDSLLLFYECSQNAMTATFHPTIMGESVYGDFGEALDHLRHKIICTRNPEEIRGGGLLKYCHLLVRGFQAASESEMKSLQRYMCSRFFIDFSDIGEQQRKLESYLQNHFVGLEDRKYDYLMTLHGVVNESTVCLMGHERRQTLGLIAMLAVRVLAEQNVIPNVTNVTCYYQPAPYVADGNFSNYYIAQVQPVFACQQPAYSTWLPCN; this comes from the exons ATGCGAAAGACATTGACTAA CGTCAGCGTGCTGAGCTGGGAGCAAGTGCAGCGTCTGGACGCCATACTGACGGAGACCATCCCGATCCACGGAAGGGGCAACTTCCCCACGCTGGAGATGCAGCCCCGACAGATCGTCAAAGTGGTGCGCAGCAGGATGGAGGAGAAACAAATCCACGTCCGGGACGTGCGCTTAAACGGCTCCGCAGCCAGCCACATCCTGCACGGAGACAGCGGGTTGGGGTTCAAGGACCTCGATCTCATATTTTGCGCAGATATGAAAGGGGAACGGGATTTCCAGATTGTGAAGGACATTGTTCTGGACTGTCTCCTGGACTTTTTACCCGACTGCGTGAATAAAGAGAGGATTACCCCTTTAACGTTAAAG GAAGCCTACGTGCAGAAGATGGTGAAGGTGTGTAACGACTCGGACCGCTGGAGCCTCATCTCGCTCTCCAACAATCGGGGCAAGAACGTGGAGCTGAAGTTCGTGGACTCGCTTCGGCGTCAGTTCGAGTTCAGCGTGGACTCTTTCCAGATCAAGTTGGACTCCCTGCTGCTCTTCTATGAGTGCTCCCAGAACGCCATGACCGCCACCTTCCACCCTACCATTATGGGCGAGAGCGTGTACGGCGACTTCGGCGAGGCCCTGGACCATCTACGTCACAAGATCATCTGCACCCGCAACCCGGAGGAGATCCGAGGCGGCGGCCTGCTGAAGTACTGTCACCTGCTGGTGAGGGGCTTCCAGGCCGCGTCCGAGTCTGAGATGAAGTCCCTGCAGCGTTACATGTGCTCCCGCTTCTTCATTGACTTCTCTGACATCGGCGAGCAGCAGCGCAAGCTGGAGTCCTATCTTCAAAACCACTTTGTGGGCCTGGAGGACCGCAAGTACGACTACCTGATGACGCTCCACGGGGTGGTCAATGAGAGCACGGTGTGCCTCATGGGACACGAGAGGCGACAGACCTTAGGGCTCATAGCCATGCTGGCAGTGCGGGTTTTGGCCGAGCAGAATGTCATTCCCAACGTGACCAACGTCACCTGTTACTACCAGCCTGCTCCTTATGTGGCAGACGGTAACTTCAGTAACTACTACATAGCACAGGTACAGCCGGTGTTCGCCTGCCAGCAGCCTGCCTACTCCACCTGGCTGCCCTGTAACTGA
- the tent5aa gene encoding terminal nucleotidyltransferase 5A isoform X1, producing MSESDSSATGGSVSVLSWEQVQRLDAILTETIPIHGRGNFPTLEMQPRQIVKVVRSRMEEKQIHVRDVRLNGSAASHILHGDSGLGFKDLDLIFCADMKGERDFQIVKDIVLDCLLDFLPDCVNKERITPLTLKEAYVQKMVKVCNDSDRWSLISLSNNRGKNVELKFVDSLRRQFEFSVDSFQIKLDSLLLFYECSQNAMTATFHPTIMGESVYGDFGEALDHLRHKIICTRNPEEIRGGGLLKYCHLLVRGFQAASESEMKSLQRYMCSRFFIDFSDIGEQQRKLESYLQNHFVGLEDRKYDYLMTLHGVVNESTVCLMGHERRQTLGLIAMLAVRVLAEQNVIPNVTNVTCYYQPAPYVADGNFSNYYIAQVQPVFACQQPAYSTWLPCN from the exons ATGTCAGAGAGCGACAGCAGCGCAACCGGCGGCAGCGTCAGCGTGCTGAGCTGGGAGCAAGTGCAGCGTCTGGACGCCATACTGACGGAGACCATCCCGATCCACGGAAGGGGCAACTTCCCCACGCTGGAGATGCAGCCCCGACAGATCGTCAAAGTGGTGCGCAGCAGGATGGAGGAGAAACAAATCCACGTCCGGGACGTGCGCTTAAACGGCTCCGCAGCCAGCCACATCCTGCACGGAGACAGCGGGTTGGGGTTCAAGGACCTCGATCTCATATTTTGCGCAGATATGAAAGGGGAACGGGATTTCCAGATTGTGAAGGACATTGTTCTGGACTGTCTCCTGGACTTTTTACCCGACTGCGTGAATAAAGAGAGGATTACCCCTTTAACGTTAAAG GAAGCCTACGTGCAGAAGATGGTGAAGGTGTGTAACGACTCGGACCGCTGGAGCCTCATCTCGCTCTCCAACAATCGGGGCAAGAACGTGGAGCTGAAGTTCGTGGACTCGCTTCGGCGTCAGTTCGAGTTCAGCGTGGACTCTTTCCAGATCAAGTTGGACTCCCTGCTGCTCTTCTATGAGTGCTCCCAGAACGCCATGACCGCCACCTTCCACCCTACCATTATGGGCGAGAGCGTGTACGGCGACTTCGGCGAGGCCCTGGACCATCTACGTCACAAGATCATCTGCACCCGCAACCCGGAGGAGATCCGAGGCGGCGGCCTGCTGAAGTACTGTCACCTGCTGGTGAGGGGCTTCCAGGCCGCGTCCGAGTCTGAGATGAAGTCCCTGCAGCGTTACATGTGCTCCCGCTTCTTCATTGACTTCTCTGACATCGGCGAGCAGCAGCGCAAGCTGGAGTCCTATCTTCAAAACCACTTTGTGGGCCTGGAGGACCGCAAGTACGACTACCTGATGACGCTCCACGGGGTGGTCAATGAGAGCACGGTGTGCCTCATGGGACACGAGAGGCGACAGACCTTAGGGCTCATAGCCATGCTGGCAGTGCGGGTTTTGGCCGAGCAGAATGTCATTCCCAACGTGACCAACGTCACCTGTTACTACCAGCCTGCTCCTTATGTGGCAGACGGTAACTTCAGTAACTACTACATAGCACAGGTACAGCCGGTGTTCGCCTGCCAGCAGCCTGCCTACTCCACCTGGCTGCCCTGTAACTGA